The Gordonia terrae genome contains the following window.
GGCAGAGGGCCGGGATGGGGACCGGTCCGCGAGAGTCCGGGGTCATCGTGCGGGTGTGGACCGATCTACCGAGCGAGTTCCTCGCCGGGATCGAACCTGCCTACGTCGACGAAGACGACATGGTCACCCTCACGAACGGGCTGTCCGCCACCCACCGGGGCCAGTCCTATCTCGCCTGGAGTCGCTACCAGACGGTCGCGGTCATGTACGACCGGCTCGTCGCCGCCCGCGAGCACACCGATGCGTTCGTGATGGACGGCTACGCCGACTGCGCCGCCCGCATCGCCCGCCAGTCCACCATCTCGCGGCGCCGCGCCGAGATACTGATCGACGAAGCCCTCGCCCTGCGAGATCGGCTCCCCGAGGTCGCGACCACCCTGCGCGACGGGATCCTCAGCGAGGACCAGATCCGCCTGATCATCTCGCGGACCGACCTCATACCCAGCGACAGTTCCATCGCCCCGATCATCGACGCCCAGATCGCGAAGACCATCCGAAGCCGACGAGGCGCGTGGGATCGTGCACGGCTGCGGGACATGGTCGACCGACTCGTCTTCCGCCACGACCCCGACCTCGTCCGGGAACGACGCCGCGATGCTCTCGAGTCCCGCGGGGTGTGGACCGACAACTTCCACGACGGCGTCGGCGAGATCACCGCCGTCATGTCCGCCGAGAACATCCGCATCTCCGCCAAAGCGGTACGGATACTGGCCGATTCGGTGTGCGGGCACGACGGCCGCCTCCTGGGTGTCCGAACCTCCGACGCCATGTTCGCCCTCCTCACCCGAACAGCCTTCGAGTGCCAGTGCGACCGCGACGACTGCACAGCCACCATCCCCGACCCCGACGCTCTCGTCGCCGCTCTGCGCACCGAGGTCGTCATCCATGTCGTCACCGACGCCGCCACCCTCGCCGGCGCCACCGGACCCGGATTCCTCGACGGATACGGCGTCATCTCCGACGAGCATGTCCGCGACCTCGCCGCGCGTGCAGACGCCACCCTCACACCCGTCACACCATCCCGGACGCGGCCGATACCCGCAGCGGCCGAATCGGTTTCCGGACCCAGCACCGACGACCCCGACCACACCGGCGCACCGCGCACCACGCACCGCGACGCACCGGCCGCGTCGTCAGATCCCGAAGTCGCGGTGATCTACCCGGGTTCACAGCCGGCCGACCCCTACCGGCCCACGACGGCGTGTGCCGACTTCGTTCGCGTGCGCGACGGTTACTGCACTGAACCGGGCTGTGAACGTTCGGCTTTCGACTGCGACCTCGACCACGTCACCGAGTACGACCACACCCATCCCGCGCACGGCGGTCCGACCTCGAGTGACAACCTCAACGCGAAATGCCGCCCGAGCCATCTCCTCAAAACTCACGGCGACTGGGTCGACGATCAGTACCGCGACGCCGACGGACGCCTGCACACCGCATACACCACACCTGAAGGCGTCACCATCGACGGCGACGCCGAAACCCTCGAAGACCTGTTCCCGAACCTGCGCCGCATCCGGTTCGAGCAAGCCGCACAGGCACCGCCCTCACCCCACACGATCGTGCCCGAGGACAACCCGCGGCGCACCACCACCCGACTGGAGGCGAAACTGGCCCGTCGGCGGGCCGAACGTGCCCGCAACAAGAAGCAGCGCGAAGCCGAAGAAGCCGCCGAACGTCAGGACTTCCGGGACAACCCACCACCGTTCTGACATCGCCCTTCCGCGCCGGCATCAGTCGAGGATTGCGGTGGCCTCGACTTCGACGAGCACGTCTGGTTCGAAGAGGTAGTCGACACCGATCAACGAAGCGGGCGGCATCGGAGACGGCAACCCGATGTCCGTCGCGACGCGCTCGACACCGGCCATGAAGTCGGCGATCTTCTCGGGCGCCCAGTCGGTCACATAGAACGTCAGCCGGAGAACATCGTCGAAAGACGCTCCCGCCCCGGCCAGTCCGGTCGCGGTGTTCCGCAACGCCTGCGCGACCTGGCCCGCCAGGTCACCCGGCGCCACGGGCGTTCCGTCGGCAATGCGGGCGATCTGGCCACTGACGTGCACGTGACGCGTCCCCGTGCCCACGGCAACGTGGTGGTAAGGCGTCGGTTGTGTCATGCCCTCCGGGGTCGAATATGCAACTGCCATGGCGTTCTCCTTCGAGTGGATCCAATCAGGTATATCGTTGATACCTGGTTGTCAAAGGACACTTCAAGGAGACGTGGTTTCATGACCAATACCGGTGGGCATGCCGCCGACCTTGCGATCAGCGCACCGCATCGAGAGCTGCTGGATCAGGTGCTCGACAAGTGGTCGTTGGCGGTGTTGAACGAGCTCTGTGAACAACCGAGTCGCTTCAACGCTTTACGGCGCGCCATCCCGACGGTCACGCAGAAGTCGCTGACCGCGACCCTGCGCAAGCTCGAGCGCAACGGCATCGTCGAACGGGTTCTGCTGAGCTCGCGCCCGGTTGCGGTCGAGTACCGGATCACCCCGCTGGGCAAGACGCTTCGTCCGCCGATCGATGCGGTCGTCGGGTGGGCGACGGCACACATGCCCGACATCGAACGTGCCCGGGAGGCCTTCGATTCCGCCGAGGACGACCAGACCTAGACCGCCACCGCAGGGATGTCCGCTGCGTAGCGGATGACCGAATCGACCCGGCCGAAACGGCGTTCGATGATCACGATCGCCTCGGCGAGCTGGTTCGGGTCGTCGACGTCGGCGACGAGGGCCGCGGTGTGCCCGTTGTTGCCGAGCATGAACGGAAGGACCGCGGAGTACTGGCTGCTGACGACGGCCAACGGGATGTCGCGACGGAACAGGTCGTAGGCGTGGTCGATCGCAGCGGGGTTCTCGAGGACGACCAGTGGGACTGAGGTGACGTGCTTGTTCTTTCTCATGATCCGAGAGTGAACCCGCAGGTTATGAGGCGGTTGACGGATCACTGTGAGTTCGCTGGCAGCTGCCGGCCGACGAGGTCACCTGCCGAGTTGCTCGTCCAGAATGCTGGGGATGACCCCGCCGCGTCGGAGCAGGCGGCGGTCCAGGTCGGTCTCCGCGGCAACCCCGGCGTCGAAGCGCAGCTCGCTCCCGTCGGCCCGGTGGACTACGACCGCCACCGTCCCGCGGTCGACGGTATCGGCGGTGCCGACTATGTGCAACCGGTCTCCCGGCCGGAGGTCCTGCAGGCCGCCGTCGACGTCAGCGGGGATGAGCAACGGCAGGACGCCGACGCCGATCAGATTGGACCGGTGGATGCGTTCGAAACTGCGCGCGAGCACGGCCCGCACTCCGAGTAGACGCACGAGCTTCGCCGCCCAGTCGCGCGAGCTGCCCATGCCGTACCGTTCCCCGGCCACGATCACCACCGCGTCGCCGTCCTGCGCGTACCGGTCGGCGGCCTCCGGAAGGGTCATGACCTCGCCGGTGGGTGCGTGCACGGTGTGCGCGGGACCCGCATCCGGGGCGAGCGCGTTGCGGACATTCTTGTTCTGAAAACCGCCCCGCAACATGGCTTCCCAGTTGCCGCGTCGGGACGCGTAGACGTTGAGATCGCCCGGGGCCGCACCCCGCTCCACGAGGTATCGCCCGGTCGGACTCTCGACGTGGATCGCCCCCGCCGGCGAGATGTGGTCGGTGGTGATGTCGTCGCCGAGGACGAGCAGCGGGTGGGCGTCGTAGTCGCCCAGCATGCTGCGCGCGAAATCGTCATCGGCGAACGGGGGACGCCGCAGCGCCGTCGACGACGGGTCCCAGGGAAAGAGCGGCTCATCCGGTACATCGAGTGCGTCCCACGCGGGATTGCGCGACGCCGAGACGAAGTCACCGACGACATCGCGCGGCCGCCGCGACGACTCCGTGAGGGCGTCGATCTCTTGAGGACTGGGCCACAGATCGGCGAGCATCACGGCCCGTCCGTCGGCGTCGACCCCGATCGGTTCGGCGGTGGGGTCGATGGCCGCATCACCGGCGAGCGCGAAGACGATCACCATCGGCGGTGACATCAGCAGTCCCAGTTCGAGGTCCGGGTGGACGCGGCCGGGGAAGTTGCGGTTGCCGCTGAGTGCGGCAACCGGTTTGCGTGTTCCGTCAGCGGCCACCTCGGCGATCTCACGAGGTAGTCCACCCGAATTGCCGATACACGTCGCACAACCGAATCCGACGATGTCGAATCCGACGGCGGACAGGTCGTCGACGAGACCGGCTCGCTCGAGCACGCCGGCAGCCGAGGGCGAACCCGGCGCGAGGGAGGTCTTCACATACGGCGGCACCCGCATCCCTCGCTCCCGTGCACGGCGGGCGACCAGGCCCGCGGCGACGAGGAGGCGCGGGTCGGAGGTGTTGGTACAGCTCGTGATCGACGCGATGGCGATGGGGAAGGCGGGCATGTCGATGTCGTCGTCGCACGGAGAAGGCGCCTCGGCGCGGAAGGTCGCCGGCAGATCGGTGAGCGGCACGAGATCCTGCGGACGGCGCGGGCCGGCCACCGAGGGGACCACGGCGCTCAGGTCGATGTCGATCGTGCGGGTGAAACGCGGCACGGCGTCGGGGTCGAACCAGAGTCCGAGACGTCGTGTGACCGACTCGACGAGGTCGCAGTGTTCCACCGAACGCCCGGTGTCGGCCAGATAGTCGAGGGTCCGTGCGTCGACGGGGAAGAACCCGGTGGTGGCACCGTATTCCGGCGCCATGTTGGCGATCACCGCCCGCTCGCCCACCGTCAGCGCCGATACGCCCGGCCCGAAGAACTCGACGAATTCACCCGTGACCCCGATGTCGCGCAGACGGTGGGTAACCACCAGCGCGAGATCCGTGGCGAGCACGCCCGCGGGCAACGCACCGGTGAGGCGCACACCGACCACCTCGGGGACCCGCAGGGTGGTCGGCATGCCGAACATCACCGTCTCGGCTTCCAATCCGCCTATGCCCCAGCCCAGTACACCCAGACCGTTGATCATGGGCGTATGACTGTCGGTGCCGAGCATCATGTCGGGGACCGCGTGATCGACGCCGTCGACCGCCTCCACTGTCACCACGGTGGCGAGCTGTTCGAGATTGATCGTGTGCATGATCCCGGTGCCCGGCGGGTTGATGTGCACGGTGTCCATGGTCTTCGACGCCCAGGACAGAAAGCGATACCGTTCCGCGTTGCGGCGCATGTCGTGGGCCAGGTTGACGACGGCGGCATCGCGGCGCCCGAACGACTCGACCGCAAGCGAATGATCCACCGAAACCTCCACCGGCAGGCGCGGGCTCAACGCCGTCGGATCCCCACCGCGGGCGGCGACCGCGTCCCGCATCGCGGCGATGTCGACGAGGGCGGGCGTGCTGGTGGTGTCGTGCATCAGCAACCGACCCGGTGCATACGGGATCTCGGCGTCGCTGCTGCCGGTCTCGAGCCACCGCGCCATGTCACGCAGGGCTCGGTCGCGCGTGTCGGGGTCGGCTCGGCGGGTCACGTTCTCGGCGAGCAGGCGGATCACCGTGGGCCACTGCCGGTACACATCGACGTCGACTCGCTGCTCGACGTCGACCACCGGCAGCTCGGACCCGCACTGCTCTGATCTGCTCATTCGCTCATCATAGATTATAACCTATAACTTGCACCACCGGTGCTAGTATCTCCGCGTCCGGGAGCGCCGGACCCCGACGCCCACGACCACCACCCGGAGGCCCGCCATGACGACACCCGGCGGGATGTTCACCAAGAACGACTACGCATACGCCGAACTCCAGAGACGCATTCTCACCGGCGTCCTCCCGGCCGGCGCGGTGATCCCCCAGGCAAAACTCGCGGCCGAGATCGGCGTCAGCACCACGCCCCTCCGTGAGGCGATCCGTCGCCTGTCCGCCGAGGGCATGGTCGAACTCGAGGCCCACCGGGATGCTCGGGTGACCCCCGTGTCGGCCGACGAGGCACGTCACCTTTACCAGGTGCGCGAGAATCTCGATCCACTCGCGGCGGCGCTCGCCGCGCAGACGCGGACAGCGTCCGACATCGCGGCCATCAGCGCGGCCTTCGATCGCCTGTCGCCCATCGCCAGCGCATCCGATCTCGATGCCCTTGTCCGACACCGGGAATTCCACCGCACGGTGTACCGCGCATCGGGCAACCCCGTCCTGATCGACATCCTCGAACGACTCTGGGACAAAGCAGACCGCTACCGGGTCATCGGCCTCTCCCACCGCGGCGACTCCCCCGAAGACCGGTCGCGGGTCACCGCCGAGCACCGGGCGATCATGGAGGCCGTCGCCGACGGCGACGCCGACCGAGCGAACGCGGTCATGCGCGAGCACATCGGCAACAGCCTGGGGCGTCGCGCGATCGATGCGCTCGCCGAGGATTCCGCAACCGCCTGACAGCCCACATCTGCACTTTGTGCGATGTGGCCCGCGTCACGGTCATAGGTTATAATCTATAACCAGCACACAAGGCTAAGCGCGCGAAAAGCGCAAAACGATACTTATGCGCCTAAGCGTGACCGTGATGCCGGTTACACCAACACTCCTGATGTGACCACCGACGTGGTTGCCTCACATCCGACCCAGAATCGAGAAGGCGATGTTGGCACTACTCGGCCTCGGCGACCGACCCCGAATGGAAACGAGCAACGCATGACCTCACCACCTCCCGGTGCCGACGAACCGGCCGAGACACCGTCGGCACCGTCCACTCCGAGGCGTCTGCCCGCCCTCGTCAAGGCGCTCGGTGCCCTGGTCGCCGTCGCGATCGTCGCCGTCGGGGTCATCGACGCGGCCGGGAGTGAGGGTGGGGCCGACGCACGTTCTCAGCTGACCCTGATCGCTCCCGCCGCCGCCGGCGGAGGGTGGGACGGCGCGGCGCGCGAGATGCAGCAGGCGATGCGAGCCCAGAACATCGTCAACAACTCGCAGGTCGTCAACATCCCCGGCGCCGGCGGCACCATCGGGCTCAGTCAGTTCGCCGGAATGACCGGGGACGCCACCACGATCATGGTCATGGGCATCACGATGCTGGGCGCGATCAACATCAACGGGTCCGATGTGGATCTCGGCGACGTCACCCCGATCGCTCGCCTCGCCGATGACTACGACGTGGTCGTCGTACCTGCGGATTCGCCGATCACCAGCGTCGACGAGCTGATGGCCGCGTGGAAGAAGGACCCGAAGGGTTTCACGTTCGGCGGCGGATCGCTGGGCAGCGTCGATCAGATGATCATCAGCCAGATGGCCCGCGAGAACGGCATGGACCCCGCTGCGGTCAATTACATCGCCTATTCCGGGGGCGGCGAGCTGGCGACGTCGCTCATGTCCGGGACGATCAAGGCCTCGGTCAGCGGTTACGAGGACTTCGTCGACCAGATCACCGCCGGAAACCTCCGCGCGCTGGCGATCTCGGCTCCCGCCCCGGTCCCGGCCATCGACCTGCCGACCCTGTCCGAACTGGGCTACGACGTCGCCCTCACCAACTGGCGGGGAGTGGTTGCGCCGCCGGGCATCACCGATGACCAGCGCACCGAACTCGAGGCGATCGTCACCGAGGTCGTCGAGTCACCCGAGTGGCGAGATGCGTTGCAGCGCAACAACTGGTCCGACACGTTCACCCCGGGGAACGGATTCACCGAGGTCATCGACCAGCAGTCGGAGTTCGTCCGCGGCATCTGGGCCGATCTCGGGTACTGACCGATGACCCCGGACCTCCACCGCACAACCCCTGCCTCACACGACATCACGGAGACATCATGACCATCCTTGTCGCCTTCGCCCACACGCCCGAAGGCCGCGCGGCGCTCGAACACGGCCGTCGCGTCGCGCGCAGCGAGAGCTCGCAACTGATCATCTTCGACATGGACACCCCCGCTGTCGACGACGACGGCGGCATCCCCGAGCCGGACTTCGCCCGTGCCGGAAACCCGATCGACGACATCGCGATCCGCTGGGTCGGCCATCGCCGGGAGGACTCCGATCCGGCCGCCGAACTCATCGACGTCTCGGAAGAATTGTCCGCCGATCTCATCGTCGTCGGCCTGCGCCGACGGTCGCGGGTCGGGAAGCTCCTGCTCGGCTCCAACGCGCAGCGCATCCTCATCGACGCCGAGGTCCCGGTCCTCGCGGTGAAGGCAGCCCATCATGACGACTGACAACGCGGCGGCCCAGCCCGCCGACACGTCGATCGACGACGGACCGGTGCGCGCCCGCCGACCCCTCACCGGACGGAGCGGTCTGGTCGTCGCGGGCTTGATGCTCGCGCTCGCCGTCTACCTGACCGCCGGTATCATCGGCATGGAGATCCCGGGAAGCGCGGCCACTCCCGGGCCGGCGTTCTTCCCGATCATCCTGACGATCTGCGCCTACCTCATCGCCGGTCTCCTGACCGTGCAGACGCTCCGTCACCCCGACGAGCCCGATCCCGACATCGTCCCACCCGCAACCGGACAGTGGCGCACGCAGAGCGATTGGCGTGCAATGGGTCTCGTCCTGGCCGGGCTCATCGCCTTCACCGTGCTGCTGATCCCGCTGGGTTGGATCCTGTCCGCCGCACTGCTGTTCTGGATGGTCGCCCACGCCATGGGTTCCACCCGCCCGATTCTCGACATCGGGGTGTCCCTCGTCGTCTCCTGTGCCGTGCAGGCGTTCTTCTCGGCGGGCCTCGGTCTGAATCTGCCCGCCGGCATCCTGGGAGGGCTGTTCTGATGGACAACGTCTCGCTTCTGCTGGAGGGCTTCTCCCAGGCGCTCACGCCGATGAACCTGCTCTGGGTCTTCATCGGCGCGCTGCTCGGTACCGCGGTGGGGGTGCTCCCGGGTCTCGGTTCGGCGATGGCCGTCGCGCTGCTGCTCCCGGTGACCTTCACCCTCGACCCCACCGCCGCGTTCATCATGTTCGCCGGTGTGTACTTCGGCGGTCTGTTCGGTGACTCGACCATGGGCATCCTGATGAACACGCCCGGCGGGTCCACCGCCATCGCGACATCGTTCGAAGGTCACCGAATGGCCAAGCGCGGGCGGGCCGCACAGGCGCTCGCCACCGCCGCCATCGGCGCCTTCATCGGCGGGATGATCGCGACGACGATCGTCGTGTTCTTCGCTCCCAAGCTGGCCGACCTCGCCATCCAGTTCGGTCCCGCAGAGTATTTCGCACTGGCCGTCTTCGCGTTCATCGCGATCGCCTCGGTGGTCTCCGACTCCGTCATCAAGGGCCTGACCGGGTTGCTCATCGGTCTGATCCTCGCGGTCATCGGGATCGACGGGATCTCCGGCACCCAGCGCTTCACCATGGGCGCTCCCGAGTTGTTCGACGGCATCAGCATCATCGTGATCACCGTCGGCACCCTGGCCCTGGGCGAGGTCATCTATGTCGCTTCGCGCATCCACCGCACTCGTGCCCCGGACGCGGACGCCGTCATCGGCCGGCCCTTCCTCAAGCGCGCCGAGTTCCGTGAGGCGCTCCCGGCGTGGCTGCGCGGCACCGGTTTCGGTGTTCCGTTCGGCGTCATCCCGGTAGGTGGCGCGGAGGTTCCCACGTTCCTCGCCTACGGAACCGAGCGGCGCCTGGACCGCAAGCGACCCGACCCCCAGTTCGGACAGGGCGCCATCCGCGGCGTCGCCGGACCGGAGGCGGCGGGCAACGCGACGTCGGGCACCGCGATGGGAGCCCTGCTCGCCATGGGCCTGCCCACGTCCGCCACCGCGGCCATCATGCTGGCTGCGTTCCAGCAGTACGGCCTGCAGCCCGGACCACTGCTATTCGAACGCAACGCGGACCTCGTGTGGACCCTCATCGCCAGCCTGTTCATCGGCCTGGTCATGCTGCTGATCCTCAACATGCCGTTCGCCGCCATCTGGGCGAAGCTGCTGCTGATCCCCAGGCACTACCTCTACGCGGGCATCGCGGTGTTCTGCGTCCTGGGCGTCTACGCAACCTCGGCCGCGATCACCGACCTCATCCTGGTCATCGCGATCGCGTTCGTCGGATATCTGCTGCGCCGTTACGGTTTCCCGCTCGCGCCGGTCATGATCGGCGTCGTGCTCGGCCCCCTCGCCGAGACCAGCCTGCGCAACGCGATGATGTCGAGCGGCGGGGATCCGAGCGTGTTGGTGGGCAGCGCGATCACCTGGGTCCTCTACGGCGTCCTCGCTGTTGTCGTCCTGTTCACCGCGTTCCGCCGCCTGCGCATGCGGACACGTCAGGACACGTGATGCGCACAACCACCGACCGCGCACTCATCCGTTCCCGGTTCCTCGCCGTCGACGTCGCCAATGTCGCCGATGTCCTCGACGACCTCGGCCACCGCGATCAGGCGCTCGGGACCGACTTCGCCTGCGTGGCCGGACGCGAACGTCTGGCCGGGTGGGCATTCACCATCTCGGGCGCGATGAGCGACGCCCCGGGTCGGGACCCGCTGAAGGCGCAGGCGTGCAGCCAGATCGGCCCGGACGAGGTCTCCGTGTGGGAGGGGAACGGACTTGGTGTCTGCTACTTCGGTGAACTCGTCGCGATCGGGATGATGCAGCGGGGTTCCCCCGGCGCAGTGCTCGACGGCGGTGTCCGCGACCGGAAGTGGCTGCACGAGATCGGCTTCACGACATTCTCGCGCTACCCGACGTCGGTCCAGACCAGCGGCCGCTGGCGCGTCGAGACGTGGCAGCAACCCGTCACCCTGCCGGGCGCGTCCGGACAGCCGGTCGACATCGAGCCCGGCGACTTCGTCCTCGGCGACGACGACGGTGTCATCGTCATCCCCGCCGCGCTCGTCGACGTCGTGCTCGAGGCCGCCGAAACCATGACGGACAAGGAAATCGACGTCCGTGCGGCGATCCGCAACGGCATGACCCTCGCCGATGCGATGACGCAGTTCGGCCGAATCTGACGGTGGCGATCCCGTTAGCACCCCTGCCCTCTGCGGAGAGCGTGCTCGTCAGCCCTTCGTGGCTCGTCGCTATCGCTCCTCGCACCTCAGGGAGCAGAAGCCATGCGGCCGTTTCGGATCAGGGACCAGGAGTCATGCGGCCCTTTCGGATCAGGGAGCAGGGGGCTCCGTGCGTTCCCGCACCTCCCGCTCCAGGTAATCGAGGTTTTGCCGCATCTGCGCGATGAGTCGTTCCGCGCCCGACACGGTGTTGTCCGCATCGGGGTCGACGACCGAGTTGACCGCCATGTCGGCCAGTTGGCGCGCGACCTTCCGGTCGCTCTCGCTGTCACCCGGGTGATGCCACCAGGCCAGCCAGTTGAGCATCCCGACGATGCCGAGCGCGGAGATCCGTGGATCGGCGGCACGGAACCGGCCCCCGGCGATACCTTCCTCCATGACCGCCACCAACTCCTTGAGCACCCGCCTGCGGCTCTGCCGGTAGGTCTCGGCGAGCGCGGGTGGCAGCTCCGCCTCCGAGCGGATCAGCAGCCGGAACCGATCCAGGGTCTGGGTCTGGTGGAGTGCAATGGACATCGCCATCTCGTGGATCTTCCCGACCGGATCGAGGTCGGCTCGCTGATTGATCTCGTGGAGCAGGATGGCCGGTTCCTCGGCGATCTCGCTGACCAGCCGGGCGAACAGCTCGTCCTTGTTGGCCACGTAGTGGTAGAGCGCCGGACGCGTCAGGCCGGTGGCGTCGGCGATGTCCTGAAGGGTGGTGCTCGCCAGCCCGCGTTCGGCGAACAACCTCGTGGCCTGCTCCATGATCTCGCGTTCGACCAGCTCACGCCGTGAATTGCTGCGGCCGGTGCGCCCGGCGGCCGGCGACTCCTGGGGCGTCGAGCTGGTCATAGGCGAAGGATAGTGCGTCCGGCCCCCGCGCCGCGCCCGACCTCCGGGACGTCGTCCGGGACGTCGCCGTCGGTCACGGCGAGGAGATCGGTGCGCAGACTCACCAACCCGGCGACGAGATCGTCGTAGGAGCCGGTGGGCGCCTCCACGACGACCAGCGCGTCCGTCTCCTGACGCAGGCGCTCGCCGAGGTCCAGGCGCGTCAGCACCGCGTCCCGGTCGCCGCGGCCGGTCAGCCACACCGCGGACGCGCCCGTAGCTGCAGCGAGAAGAGGTACCGCGGCCTCTCCCCAGGCGGAGTCGATGTCGACCTCGAGCCGGGTGGTTCTTGGGTCGAGCAACAGCTCGGCGGGGGCCTGCCGGGTCGGGAACGTCCAGGGCCCGTGTGACAACGGTTGTCCGACAACCCACGTCGACAATCCGCCGGCGGGGACAGCAGCATCGTCGACGCCGGCATACGCGGCGAGACCGCGGCGGGCCACCTCGGGCGCCGAGGACGCGAAGCGGTCGAGTCCGACCTTCCCGGCACGGGTCATGTACGCGATCATCAACTGGTCCACCGGGATTCCGGTGCGGCGGGGGAACGACTCCCACCACCGCTCGCTACGCGCCGCGATCGACTGCAGATACTCGACGTTCGGCCGACGCGCCGACTCGTAGGCCGACAGCGCCTCGTCGAGCGTCGTCGCACT
Protein-coding sequences here:
- a CDS encoding HNH endonuclease signature motif containing protein, giving the protein MGTGPRESGVIVRVWTDLPSEFLAGIEPAYVDEDDMVTLTNGLSATHRGQSYLAWSRYQTVAVMYDRLVAAREHTDAFVMDGYADCAARIARQSTISRRRAEILIDEALALRDRLPEVATTLRDGILSEDQIRLIISRTDLIPSDSSIAPIIDAQIAKTIRSRRGAWDRARLRDMVDRLVFRHDPDLVRERRRDALESRGVWTDNFHDGVGEITAVMSAENIRISAKAVRILADSVCGHDGRLLGVRTSDAMFALLTRTAFECQCDRDDCTATIPDPDALVAALRTEVVIHVVTDAATLAGATGPGFLDGYGVISDEHVRDLAARADATLTPVTPSRTRPIPAAAESVSGPSTDDPDHTGAPRTTHRDAPAASSDPEVAVIYPGSQPADPYRPTTACADFVRVRDGYCTEPGCERSAFDCDLDHVTEYDHTHPAHGGPTSSDNLNAKCRPSHLLKTHGDWVDDQYRDADGRLHTAYTTPEGVTIDGDAETLEDLFPNLRRIRFEQAAQAPPSPHTIVPEDNPRRTTTRLEAKLARRRAERARNKKQREAEEAAERQDFRDNPPPF
- a CDS encoding RidA family protein, with the protein product MAVAYSTPEGMTQPTPYHHVAVGTGTRHVHVSGQIARIADGTPVAPGDLAGQVAQALRNTATGLAGAGASFDDVLRLTFYVTDWAPEKIADFMAGVERVATDIGLPSPMPPASLIGVDYLFEPDVLVEVEATAILD
- a CDS encoding winged helix-turn-helix transcriptional regulator; translated protein: MTNTGGHAADLAISAPHRELLDQVLDKWSLAVLNELCEQPSRFNALRRAIPTVTQKSLTATLRKLERNGIVERVLLSSRPVAVEYRITPLGKTLRPPIDAVVGWATAHMPDIERAREAFDSAEDDQT
- the acnA gene encoding aconitate hydratase AcnA codes for the protein MSRSEQCGSELPVVDVEQRVDVDVYRQWPTVIRLLAENVTRRADPDTRDRALRDMARWLETGSSDAEIPYAPGRLLMHDTTSTPALVDIAAMRDAVAARGGDPTALSPRLPVEVSVDHSLAVESFGRRDAAVVNLAHDMRRNAERYRFLSWASKTMDTVHINPPGTGIMHTINLEQLATVVTVEAVDGVDHAVPDMMLGTDSHTPMINGLGVLGWGIGGLEAETVMFGMPTTLRVPEVVGVRLTGALPAGVLATDLALVVTHRLRDIGVTGEFVEFFGPGVSALTVGERAVIANMAPEYGATTGFFPVDARTLDYLADTGRSVEHCDLVESVTRRLGLWFDPDAVPRFTRTIDIDLSAVVPSVAGPRRPQDLVPLTDLPATFRAEAPSPCDDDIDMPAFPIAIASITSCTNTSDPRLLVAAGLVARRARERGMRVPPYVKTSLAPGSPSAAGVLERAGLVDDLSAVGFDIVGFGCATCIGNSGGLPREIAEVAADGTRKPVAALSGNRNFPGRVHPDLELGLLMSPPMVIVFALAGDAAIDPTAEPIGVDADGRAVMLADLWPSPQEIDALTESSRRPRDVVGDFVSASRNPAWDALDVPDEPLFPWDPSSTALRRPPFADDDFARSMLGDYDAHPLLVLGDDITTDHISPAGAIHVESPTGRYLVERGAAPGDLNVYASRRGNWEAMLRGGFQNKNVRNALAPDAGPAHTVHAPTGEVMTLPEAADRYAQDGDAVVIVAGERYGMGSSRDWAAKLVRLLGVRAVLARSFERIHRSNLIGVGVLPLLIPADVDGGLQDLRPGDRLHIVGTADTVDRGTVAVVVHRADGSELRFDAGVAAETDLDRRLLRRGGVIPSILDEQLGR
- a CDS encoding GntR family transcriptional regulator, encoding MTTPGGMFTKNDYAYAELQRRILTGVLPAGAVIPQAKLAAEIGVSTTPLREAIRRLSAEGMVELEAHRDARVTPVSADEARHLYQVRENLDPLAAALAAQTRTASDIAAISAAFDRLSPIASASDLDALVRHREFHRTVYRASGNPVLIDILERLWDKADRYRVIGLSHRGDSPEDRSRVTAEHRAIMEAVADGDADRANAVMREHIGNSLGRRAIDALAEDSATA
- a CDS encoding Bug family tripartite tricarboxylate transporter substrate binding protein, whose protein sequence is MTSPPPGADEPAETPSAPSTPRRLPALVKALGALVAVAIVAVGVIDAAGSEGGADARSQLTLIAPAAAGGGWDGAAREMQQAMRAQNIVNNSQVVNIPGAGGTIGLSQFAGMTGDATTIMVMGITMLGAININGSDVDLGDVTPIARLADDYDVVVVPADSPITSVDELMAAWKKDPKGFTFGGGSLGSVDQMIISQMARENGMDPAAVNYIAYSGGGELATSLMSGTIKASVSGYEDFVDQITAGNLRALAISAPAPVPAIDLPTLSELGYDVALTNWRGVVAPPGITDDQRTELEAIVTEVVESPEWRDALQRNNWSDTFTPGNGFTEVIDQQSEFVRGIWADLGY
- a CDS encoding universal stress protein; its protein translation is MTILVAFAHTPEGRAALEHGRRVARSESSQLIIFDMDTPAVDDDGGIPEPDFARAGNPIDDIAIRWVGHRREDSDPAAELIDVSEELSADLIVVGLRRRSRVGKLLLGSNAQRILIDAEVPVLAVKAAHHDD
- a CDS encoding tripartite tricarboxylate transporter TctB family protein codes for the protein MTTDNAAAQPADTSIDDGPVRARRPLTGRSGLVVAGLMLALAVYLTAGIIGMEIPGSAATPGPAFFPIILTICAYLIAGLLTVQTLRHPDEPDPDIVPPATGQWRTQSDWRAMGLVLAGLIAFTVLLIPLGWILSAALLFWMVAHAMGSTRPILDIGVSLVVSCAVQAFFSAGLGLNLPAGILGGLF